The following are encoded together in the Robertmurraya sp. FSL R5-0851 genome:
- the purM gene encoding phosphoribosylformylglycinamidine cyclo-ligase encodes MANAYKQAGVDIEAGYEAVSRMKKHVERTIRPGVLGGLGGFGGMFDLSSLNLKEPVLVSGTDGVGTKLMLAFMLDKHDTIGIDAVAMCVNDIVVQGAEPLYFLDYIACGKAEPSKIEAIVKGIADGCEQAGCALVGGETAEMPGMYSEEEYDLAGFSVGACEKSALVGGASIKSGDVLIGLASSGLHSNGFSLVRKVLLEKAGLDLTQHVDELGRTLGEELLQPTKIYVKPLLAALKKFDIKGMAHITGGGFVENIPRMLPEGLGADLEESNWTVPAIFNLLEKYGELDRKEMYNIFNMGTGMVVAVDKKIADDVIRFFNESGEKAYAIGTVSSQEGIHIR; translated from the coding sequence ATGGCAAATGCTTATAAACAAGCTGGGGTAGATATTGAGGCTGGATACGAAGCTGTTTCCCGTATGAAAAAGCATGTAGAGCGTACCATTCGTCCAGGTGTGCTTGGAGGCTTAGGTGGGTTTGGTGGTATGTTCGATCTTTCAAGTCTAAACCTGAAGGAGCCGGTGCTCGTCTCTGGAACAGATGGCGTGGGAACGAAGTTGATGCTTGCGTTTATGCTCGATAAGCATGACACAATTGGAATCGATGCCGTGGCCATGTGTGTGAACGATATTGTGGTTCAAGGGGCAGAGCCGCTTTACTTTTTAGATTATATTGCTTGCGGAAAAGCAGAGCCTAGTAAGATTGAAGCCATCGTTAAGGGAATTGCAGACGGTTGTGAACAAGCGGGCTGCGCACTTGTTGGTGGAGAAACAGCTGAAATGCCTGGTATGTACAGTGAAGAAGAATATGATCTGGCTGGATTCTCGGTAGGAGCTTGTGAAAAGTCGGCATTAGTTGGCGGTGCTTCGATCAAATCGGGTGATGTTCTAATCGGCCTTGCATCAAGCGGTCTACACAGCAATGGTTTCTCATTAGTTCGTAAAGTATTGCTAGAAAAAGCAGGACTTGATCTTACTCAGCACGTAGATGAACTTGGTCGCACCCTTGGTGAGGAGTTGCTACAGCCAACAAAAATCTATGTGAAGCCATTATTAGCTGCATTGAAAAAGTTTGACATTAAGGGAATGGCTCATATTACCGGTGGTGGTTTTGTAGAAAACATCCCACGTATGCTTCCAGAGGGATTAGGAGCAGACTTAGAAGAGTCAAACTGGACGGTACCAGCCATTTTTAACTTGCTTGAAAAGTATGGTGAGCTTGACCGTAAGGAAATGTATAATATTTTTAATATGGGTACGGGTATGGTAGTAGCAGTGGATAAGAAGATTGCAGACGATGTGATTCGTTTCTTTAACGAAAGTGGAGAAAAAGCTTATGCAATCGGAACGGTATCAAGCCAAGAGGGAATACACATTAGGTAA
- the purN gene encoding phosphoribosylglycinamide formyltransferase → MKNIAVFASGSGSNFGAILEAIQCGELEVKVQLLVCDQPSAYAIQRAEEAGVPTFVFRAKDYSSKEEYEQKICALLTEKNIDLVVLAGYMRLIGPTLLTDFEGKIINIHPSMLPAFPGKDAIGQALAANVKESGVTVHYVDAGMDTGPIIAQQSVVVDEGETKESLQKKIHEVEHKLYPSVISQLLKGERRTESEKTSIN, encoded by the coding sequence ATGAAAAATATAGCTGTATTTGCATCAGGCTCGGGCAGTAATTTTGGTGCGATTTTAGAAGCGATTCAATGTGGTGAGCTCGAGGTGAAGGTGCAGCTGTTAGTATGTGACCAGCCGAGTGCGTACGCCATTCAAAGAGCAGAAGAGGCAGGCGTTCCAACGTTTGTGTTTCGTGCGAAGGACTATTCTTCAAAAGAGGAGTATGAGCAAAAGATTTGTGCTCTTCTTACAGAGAAAAACATTGATCTTGTGGTATTAGCAGGGTATATGAGATTAATTGGTCCTACCTTGTTAACTGATTTTGAAGGAAAAATCATCAATATCCATCCATCGATGCTGCCGGCCTTTCCGGGTAAAGATGCGATCGGTCAAGCGTTAGCTGCTAATGTGAAAGAAAGTGGAGTAACGGTACATTACGTGGACGCAGGGATGGATACGGGTCCTATTATCGCTCAACAATCAGTGGTTGTTGATGAGGGAGAAACAAAGGAAAGTCTGCAGAAAAAAATACATGAGGTGGAGCACAAGCTCTATCCATCAGTAATCAGCCAGCTTTTAAAGGGTGAAAGGAGAACGGAAAGTGAAAAAACGAGCATTAATTAG
- the purH gene encoding bifunctional phosphoribosylaminoimidazolecarboxamide formyltransferase/IMP cyclohydrolase, translating into MKKRALISVSDKTGVVEFARHLSELGYELISTGGTKNALQAAGVPVISVSDVTGFPEILEGRVKTLNPYIHGGLLAKFSDENHQKQLAEHKIDPIQIVCVNLYPFQQTIAKPDVTVEDAIENIDIGGPTMLRASAKNHEFVTVVVDPTDYEVVLEELKASGNVEKATRRKLAAKVFRHTAAYDAMIAEYMTDLAGEENPEKMTVTYELKQSLRYGENPHQKAAFYRKPLGSVFSIANATQLHGKELSYNNINDADAALQIVKEFTEPAAVAVKHMNPCGVGTGTDVYDAFTKAFAADPVSIFGGIIALNREVDKPTAEKLHEIFLEIIIAPSYSEEALEVLTSKKNLRLLTIPFDEKVKVENKHVSIEGGLLVQDQDRFTLEDATVTVATKREPSEEEWKALKLGWKVVKHVKSNAIVVNDADMTLGIGAGQMNRVGAAKIALEQAGEKATGAVLASDAFFPMDDTVEAAAKAGITAIIQPGGSIRDEDSVKKADEYGIAMVFTGVRHFKH; encoded by the coding sequence GTGAAAAAACGAGCATTAATTAGTGTATCTGATAAAACTGGGGTTGTTGAGTTTGCCCGTCATTTAAGTGAATTAGGATATGAATTAATTTCTACTGGAGGAACAAAGAATGCCTTACAGGCTGCAGGTGTTCCAGTTATTAGCGTAAGCGATGTAACAGGTTTTCCAGAGATTCTTGAGGGACGGGTAAAAACACTTAACCCATACATTCACGGAGGCCTTTTAGCTAAGTTTTCAGATGAAAACCACCAAAAGCAACTTGCTGAGCATAAAATTGACCCAATCCAAATCGTTTGTGTCAATCTTTATCCGTTTCAACAAACGATTGCTAAGCCTGATGTGACCGTTGAAGATGCAATCGAAAACATCGATATCGGTGGACCAACAATGCTTCGTGCTTCAGCCAAAAACCATGAGTTCGTAACTGTGGTTGTTGACCCTACTGATTATGAAGTGGTACTAGAAGAGCTGAAAGCTTCAGGTAATGTAGAGAAAGCTACACGTCGTAAGCTGGCTGCTAAGGTATTTAGACATACAGCTGCGTATGATGCGATGATCGCTGAATATATGACAGATCTTGCTGGTGAAGAAAATCCTGAAAAAATGACCGTTACTTATGAATTAAAGCAAAGCCTTCGTTATGGGGAAAACCCACATCAAAAGGCAGCTTTCTATCGTAAGCCACTTGGCTCTGTTTTCTCAATTGCTAATGCCACTCAACTTCATGGTAAAGAGTTATCATATAACAATATTAATGATGCGGATGCAGCCCTTCAAATCGTAAAGGAATTTACGGAGCCTGCTGCAGTAGCTGTTAAGCATATGAACCCTTGTGGTGTAGGAACAGGAACGGATGTTTATGATGCATTCACAAAGGCGTTTGCTGCTGACCCTGTATCGATCTTTGGTGGAATTATTGCCTTGAATCGTGAAGTGGATAAACCAACGGCTGAAAAGCTTCATGAAATCTTCTTAGAAATTATCATTGCTCCTTCTTATTCAGAGGAAGCTTTAGAAGTATTAACAAGCAAAAAGAATCTTCGCTTGCTAACGATTCCGTTTGATGAAAAAGTTAAGGTAGAAAACAAGCATGTGTCAATTGAAGGCGGACTACTTGTTCAAGATCAAGACCGTTTTACACTAGAAGATGCGACTGTAACGGTAGCTACGAAGCGTGAACCTAGTGAAGAGGAATGGAAAGCACTGAAGCTTGGCTGGAAGGTTGTTAAGCATGTGAAATCCAATGCGATCGTTGTGAACGATGCTGACATGACACTTGGAATTGGTGCTGGTCAGATGAACCGTGTAGGTGCAGCGAAAATTGCTTTAGAACAAGCTGGAGAAAAAGCTACAGGTGCGGTACTTGCGTCAGATGCATTCTTCCCAATGGATGACACCGTTGAAGCAGCGGCAAAGGCTGGAATTACAGCGATTATTCAACCGGGTGGATCAATTCGTGATGAAGATTCAGTGAAAAAAGCAGATGAGTACGGAATTGCAATGGTATTCACTGGAGTTAGACATTTTAAACACTAA
- the purD gene encoding phosphoribosylamine--glycine ligase — MNVLVVGRGGREHAICWKVSQSPSVEKVFVAPGNVGMTDLAVRVDISEDEQDKLIHFIKEEKIGLTIIGPEAPLQAGLADRIRAEGLAVFGPDQKAAVIEGSKSFAKELMEKYQIPTAAYQSFTDFDAAKAYVEEKGAPIVIKADGLAAGKGVTVALTLEEAIDSLKEMLVNSKFGAASAKVVIEEFLEGEEFSLMAFVNGDVVVPMEIAQDHKRAYDGDQGPNTGGMGAYSPVPQISSEAVQTAVETVLKPAAHAMIEEGRSFCGILYAGLIQTTSGPKVIEFNARFGDPETQVVLPRMESDLVEVILAVLNGEQPTIEWSSDAVVGVVCAAKGYPEQPEKGSVIEGLDSVKEGLVFHAGTDQNEEGKIVTAGGRVLLAAAKADTLQAAQERVYAELSHVSSEGIFYRKDIGHKAITFAACQTS; from the coding sequence ATGAACGTTCTAGTCGTAGGTCGTGGAGGGAGAGAGCACGCTATTTGCTGGAAGGTAAGCCAAAGTCCTTCTGTAGAAAAGGTGTTCGTCGCTCCTGGGAATGTAGGAATGACAGACTTAGCCGTACGTGTAGATATTTCTGAAGACGAACAAGACAAGCTGATTCATTTTATAAAAGAAGAAAAGATTGGTCTTACGATTATTGGACCTGAAGCACCACTTCAAGCGGGACTTGCTGATCGCATTCGCGCAGAAGGTTTAGCGGTTTTTGGTCCAGATCAAAAAGCTGCTGTAATTGAAGGCAGCAAATCGTTTGCTAAAGAGCTGATGGAAAAGTACCAAATTCCAACCGCTGCTTATCAATCCTTCACAGATTTTGATGCAGCGAAAGCGTATGTGGAGGAAAAAGGCGCTCCTATTGTCATTAAGGCAGATGGTCTTGCAGCAGGCAAAGGAGTAACCGTTGCTCTAACGTTAGAAGAAGCGATTGACAGCTTGAAAGAAATGCTCGTGAATAGCAAGTTTGGTGCAGCCTCTGCGAAAGTCGTTATTGAAGAATTCTTAGAGGGAGAAGAATTTTCTCTCATGGCATTTGTAAATGGTGACGTTGTGGTGCCAATGGAAATTGCTCAAGATCATAAGCGTGCATACGATGGCGATCAAGGACCAAACACAGGTGGAATGGGGGCTTATTCTCCGGTTCCGCAAATCAGCAGTGAAGCTGTTCAAACAGCTGTTGAAACGGTGTTAAAGCCTGCTGCACATGCGATGATTGAAGAAGGAAGAAGCTTCTGTGGAATTCTTTATGCGGGTCTGATTCAAACGACTTCCGGACCAAAGGTCATTGAGTTCAATGCTCGATTCGGTGATCCAGAAACACAAGTGGTTCTTCCAAGAATGGAATCGGACTTAGTAGAGGTCATTCTTGCCGTGTTAAACGGAGAACAGCCAACGATCGAGTGGTCATCTGATGCCGTGGTGGGTGTTGTTTGCGCAGCAAAAGGCTACCCCGAACAGCCGGAAAAGGGTAGTGTTATTGAAGGACTTGATTCTGTGAAGGAAGGACTTGTCTTCCATGCTGGAACCGATCAGAACGAGGAAGGAAAGATCGTTACTGCTGGCGGACGTGTATTGCTAGCAGCTGCGAAGGCAGACACTCTTCAAGCAGCACAAGAGCGTGTGTATGCTGAGTTATCCCATGTATCAAGTGAGGGCATTTTTTATAGAAAAGATATTGGACATAAAGCCATTACGTTTGCCGCTTGCCAGACTTCTTAA
- a CDS encoding EYxxD motif small membrane protein: MFWEYVSDMSFVLIALIGSIIALLFVYIKKSGKRQT; this comes from the coding sequence ATGTTTTGGGAATATGTTAGCGATATGTCCTTTGTATTGATTGCTTTGATTGGAAGTATCATTGCTCTTCTATTTGTTTATATTAAGAAGTCTGGCAAGCGGCAAACGTAA
- a CDS encoding YgaP family membrane protein — MNVKPNIGILNALVRITIGLSVLAWSTAKHTKMPWRDSYVLLGILGAMKVAEGIVRFCPITALYEREQNLRNNQNQSSNEKSMTEQFLPYNTQ; from the coding sequence ATGAATGTAAAGCCCAATATTGGCATTTTAAATGCTCTTGTCCGTATTACCATTGGTTTAAGTGTCTTAGCATGGAGTACAGCGAAACATACAAAAATGCCTTGGAGAGATTCCTATGTATTGCTAGGAATTTTAGGTGCTATGAAGGTGGCAGAGGGGATCGTTCGTTTTTGTCCAATCACTGCCCTCTATGAAAGAGAACAAAATTTGAGAAACAATCAAAATCAATCTTCTAATGAAAAATCAATGACGGAACAGTTTTTACCTTATAATACCCAATAA
- a CDS encoding adenine deaminase C-terminal domain-containing protein: MLDQRYRWKNKHIREHISVLDGNVSPTILLTNAKYLNQTFRAWMTANIWIYDDRIIYVGDQYPDNVDNCEIVDCSGLLLVPGYIEPHAHPFQVYNPHSLAHYASQYGTTTLINDNMVLALQMEKNKAFSFMREMHNSPTSMYWWCRFDAQTEIRDEEQIFSHSNVKSWLEHDAVIQGGELTGWPKLLDGDDMMLHWMQEAKRMRKKVEGHFPGASEKTLAKMMLFGADCDHEAMTGEEIYNRLMQGYMVSLRHSSIRPDLPVLLDEIHQLGITMYDKFMFTTDGASPHFYENGIIDNMIRIAIKKGVPVIDAYNMGTINVARYYNVEHLHGNIATGRVANINFLTDERNPTPVSVLAKGQWVKRDGKDTNAYEQLNWVDMGFEPLKLDWELSMDDFQFSMPFGIKMENAVITKPYSVSIDANYDELSCDHDECFFMLIDKHGKWRINTMLKGFSNKVQGLASSYSTTGDIILIGKNKYEMMNAFHRMVELGGGIVISEERRIVLEIPLPLSGVMSDHSVERLVEEDKELLAYLKTKGYAYGDPIYTLLFFSSTHLPYIRITQQGMYDVMNKMILFPTIMR; the protein is encoded by the coding sequence ATGCTGGATCAACGATATCGATGGAAAAATAAACATATTAGAGAACATATTTCCGTTCTAGATGGAAATGTTTCTCCGACTATTCTATTAACAAATGCCAAGTACCTGAATCAAACATTTCGTGCTTGGATGACAGCGAATATATGGATATACGACGACCGTATTATTTATGTGGGCGACCAATATCCTGACAATGTAGACAATTGTGAAATCGTGGATTGCTCAGGTCTTTTACTGGTTCCAGGCTATATTGAGCCACATGCGCATCCCTTTCAAGTATATAATCCCCATTCGCTTGCACACTATGCATCGCAATATGGAACAACAACACTAATTAATGACAATATGGTACTTGCGTTGCAGATGGAAAAAAATAAAGCGTTCTCATTTATGAGGGAGATGCATAACTCACCAACTTCCATGTATTGGTGGTGCCGCTTTGATGCCCAAACAGAGATCCGAGACGAGGAGCAAATTTTTTCACATAGCAATGTGAAATCCTGGCTCGAACACGATGCAGTGATTCAAGGCGGAGAGCTGACCGGTTGGCCAAAGCTTCTTGATGGGGATGATATGATGCTCCATTGGATGCAAGAAGCCAAACGAATGAGAAAGAAAGTGGAAGGCCATTTTCCGGGCGCATCTGAAAAAACATTGGCAAAGATGATGTTATTTGGTGCAGACTGTGATCATGAAGCGATGACTGGAGAAGAAATTTATAATCGTCTCATGCAGGGTTATATGGTTTCGTTAAGACATTCATCTATCCGTCCAGATTTACCTGTCCTTTTAGATGAAATACATCAGCTGGGAATCACGATGTACGATAAATTTATGTTTACCACAGACGGCGCATCTCCTCACTTTTACGAAAATGGAATTATTGATAATATGATTCGAATCGCCATAAAAAAGGGAGTACCAGTCATTGATGCCTACAATATGGGGACGATTAATGTAGCACGCTACTACAATGTAGAACACCTCCATGGAAATATTGCGACAGGAAGAGTAGCGAATATTAACTTTTTGACAGATGAACGTAATCCAACCCCTGTATCGGTTTTGGCAAAAGGTCAGTGGGTGAAAAGGGATGGAAAAGACACCAATGCCTATGAGCAACTAAATTGGGTGGATATGGGGTTTGAACCGTTAAAGTTAGACTGGGAACTATCCATGGATGATTTTCAGTTCTCTATGCCATTTGGAATAAAAATGGAGAATGCCGTTATTACCAAGCCATATTCTGTGTCTATTGATGCCAATTATGATGAGCTTTCGTGTGACCATGATGAATGCTTCTTCATGCTAATTGATAAACATGGCAAATGGAGAATCAACACGATGTTAAAAGGATTCTCTAACAAGGTACAGGGTTTAGCTAGTTCGTACTCGACAACAGGAGATATTATCTTAATTGGAAAAAACAAGTATGAAATGATGAACGCCTTTCACCGCATGGTCGAGCTGGGTGGAGGAATTGTCATCAGTGAGGAAAGAAGAATTGTGTTAGAAATTCCACTGCCTTTAAGTGGAGTGATGAGTGACCACTCAGTTGAGAGGCTGGTTGAGGAAGATAAGGAATTGCTTGCTTATTTAAAAACAAAAGGGTATGCGTACGGCGATCCTATCTATACCTTGCTATTCTTCTCATCCACACATCTGCCGTATATCCGAATTACGCAGCAAGGGATGTACGATGTGATGAACAAAATGATACTCTTTCCAACGATAATGCGTTAA
- a CDS encoding DUF3048 domain-containing protein gives MLKKWITVGLASAFILTGCNKVEEVQKESEKPVEEEDTVVEEVSQTFEAPLTGVELSDEPSGRAFGVMINNDPKARPQSALNQADIVYEVLAEGNVTRFLAIFQSEHPENIGPVRSARDYYIDLASGYDSLYIAHGYSPEAQEMLTSGVIDNLNGMQYDGTLFKRASFRQAPHNSYISYENILKGAKQVGYDMSETPEALPFYEEDELASITGEAAENVTVAYLKSNLFKVDYKYDTSSKKYARYSNDEQTIDLDSEEPVLLDNVFIAEMEHTLLDDSGRREIDLTSGGKGYLLQQGKLLQVEWKNVDGRILPFLNGEEVKFVPGKTWINIVPTNPGLEQTVTIQS, from the coding sequence ATGCTTAAGAAATGGATAACAGTCGGATTGGCATCTGCCTTTATACTAACTGGCTGTAACAAAGTAGAAGAGGTTCAAAAGGAAAGTGAAAAACCAGTGGAAGAGGAAGATACAGTCGTAGAAGAAGTATCCCAAACTTTTGAAGCTCCTTTAACTGGTGTGGAACTTTCAGATGAACCATCTGGTCGAGCATTTGGTGTGATGATCAACAATGATCCAAAAGCAAGGCCGCAGTCCGCTCTAAACCAAGCAGACATCGTTTACGAAGTGTTAGCAGAAGGCAATGTGACGAGATTTTTGGCTATTTTTCAAAGCGAACATCCTGAAAATATTGGGCCAGTAAGAAGTGCAAGAGATTATTATATTGACCTTGCCAGCGGGTATGATTCATTATATATCGCTCATGGGTACAGTCCTGAAGCACAGGAAATGCTTACGAGTGGGGTTATAGATAATTTAAATGGAATGCAGTATGATGGTACGCTTTTTAAACGTGCGAGCTTCAGGCAAGCACCACATAACTCCTATATTTCTTATGAGAATATTTTAAAAGGAGCAAAGCAAGTCGGTTATGACATGTCAGAAACTCCAGAGGCACTGCCTTTTTATGAGGAAGACGAGTTAGCCAGTATCACAGGTGAAGCTGCTGAGAATGTTACAGTTGCCTACTTAAAGAGCAATCTGTTTAAGGTCGACTACAAATACGATACCAGTAGCAAAAAATATGCTAGATATTCAAATGATGAACAAACGATAGATTTAGATTCAGAGGAGCCGGTTCTTCTCGACAATGTCTTTATTGCGGAGATGGAGCACACTTTACTCGATGACTCTGGAAGAAGAGAGATTGATTTAACCTCTGGTGGAAAAGGGTATTTATTACAGCAAGGAAAGCTTCTTCAGGTAGAGTGGAAAAATGTAGATGGAAGAATTCTTCCTTTCTTAAATGGCGAAGAAGTCAAGTTTGTTCCAGGAAAAACATGGATCAATATCGTTCCAACGAATCCAGGATTGGAACAAACCGTTACGATACAATCATAA
- a CDS encoding YerC/YecD family TrpR-related protein translates to MQIDKLRGKELDQLFKAVLTLKDLEECYKFFDDLCTVNEIQSLAQRLEVARMLREGKTYHKIETETGASTATISRVKRCLNYGNDAYEMALERVKEEEAGTVSE, encoded by the coding sequence ATGCAAATTGATAAATTAAGGGGCAAAGAGCTCGACCAGTTATTTAAGGCGGTTTTAACGTTAAAGGATTTAGAAGAGTGCTATAAATTTTTTGATGATTTATGTACGGTCAATGAAATCCAATCATTAGCCCAACGCTTAGAGGTGGCCCGTATGCTTCGTGAAGGGAAAACCTATCATAAAATCGAAACAGAAACAGGTGCAAGTACAGCAACGATTTCACGTGTTAAGCGTTGCTTGAATTACGGAAACGATGCGTATGAAATGGCATTAGAGCGTGTGAAGGAAGAAGAAGCAGGAACGGTTTCGGAGTAA
- a CDS encoding heptaprenylglyceryl phosphate synthase — protein sequence MYDTREWRHAFKLDPDKTISDEALERICESGTDAVIVGGTDGVTDEKVLDLMARIRRYTVPCVLEISNLESITPGFDLYFIPTVLNSPDSKWIVDLHHQAVKEYGDIMNWDEILVAGYCILNENCKVAKLTHAQTSLTKEDVVAYAQIAEKMFHLPIFYLEYSGTYGDPEIVKAVSQATQETTVFYGGGIHTLEQAKEMAELADVIIVGNAVYDNLEEALQTVEIKLIKR from the coding sequence ATGTACGATACAAGAGAATGGCGTCATGCTTTTAAATTAGATCCTGATAAAACAATCTCAGATGAAGCGCTGGAGAGAATATGTGAGTCAGGCACAGATGCCGTCATTGTTGGTGGAACCGATGGAGTAACGGATGAAAAGGTACTGGATTTAATGGCAAGAATCCGAAGATACACGGTGCCTTGTGTGTTGGAAATCTCCAACCTTGAGTCGATTACACCAGGCTTTGATCTTTATTTTATCCCAACGGTTTTAAATAGTCCTGACTCCAAATGGATTGTTGATTTACATCATCAAGCGGTTAAGGAATATGGGGATATCATGAATTGGGATGAAATTCTTGTTGCAGGATATTGTATCTTGAACGAAAATTGTAAAGTAGCCAAACTAACCCATGCCCAAACATCTTTAACCAAGGAAGATGTGGTTGCTTATGCGCAAATTGCTGAGAAGATGTTTCATTTGCCTATTTTTTATTTAGAATACAGTGGAACCTACGGGGACCCTGAAATTGTGAAGGCCGTTAGCCAAGCAACCCAGGAGACAACCGTGTTTTACGGTGGAGGTATTCATACATTAGAGCAGGCGAAGGAAATGGCTGAACTAGCAGATGTGATTATTGTGGGGAATGCTGTTTACGACAATTTAGAGGAAGCTCTTCAAACGGTCGAAATTAAATTGATTAAACGATAG